In Pseudomonadales bacterium, a single window of DNA contains:
- the nrdR gene encoding transcriptional regulator NrdR, whose amino-acid sequence MHCPFCRADDTKVIDSRLVAEGEQVRRRRECTQCGERFTTFETAELWMPRLVKRDGSRVPFDEEKLRNGMQRALEKRPVSVEQIETAISQMKHKLRALGEREVESLMVGEMVMEQLKELDEVAYIRFASVYRHFQDLDQFREEIERLAKSE is encoded by the coding sequence ATGCATTGCCCCTTTTGTCGTGCCGATGACACCAAGGTGATCGATTCGCGTTTAGTGGCGGAAGGTGAGCAGGTTCGTCGGCGTCGTGAATGTACGCAGTGCGGCGAGCGTTTTACCACCTTCGAAACAGCAGAGCTGTGGATGCCTCGTCTAGTGAAGCGAGATGGTAGTCGCGTTCCCTTTGACGAAGAAAAGCTGCGTAATGGTATGCAGCGTGCCCTCGAAAAACGCCCGGTGAGCGTTGAACAAATCGAAACTGCGATCAGCCAGATGAAGCATAAGCTGAGGGCGCTGGGCGAAAGAGAGGTCGAATCCCTGATGGTGGGGGAAATGGTAATGGAGCAGCTCAAGGAATTGGATGAAGTTGCCTATATCCGCTTTGCCTCTGTGTACCGACACTTTCAGGATTTGGATCAGTTTCGTGAAGAAATTGAACGGCTGGCGAAAAGTGAATAG
- the ribD gene encoding bifunctional diaminohydroxyphosphoribosylaminopyrimidine deaminase/5-amino-6-(5-phosphoribosylamino)uracil reductase RibD has protein sequence MSTEVNHERFMARALQLAKRGLYTTDPNPRVGCVVVKDGQIVAEGWHQTAGAGHAEVEALKAAGESAKGATVYVTLEPCSHTGKTPPCADQLIRAGIVEVVCAMQDPNPLVSGRGFERLRQAGIPVVNAVLEQQARELNPGFIKRMELGLPLVRCKLAMSLDGRTAMASGESQWITGPAARSDVQRLRARSSAIITGVGTAVLDNPSLNLRSDELGLENALEVVQRQPLRVLLDSRFRIPATAKLLDQTQDVLVIGAEHNASGGLLAEQGIETLVLANEQGQVDLKAVLKELAQRECNEVLLEAGATLSGAFLQLGLVDELVLYVAPKLLGGDARSLFNLPGLQSMSDQIKIEIKDVRNVGEDLRINAIVAATS, from the coding sequence ATGAGCACTGAAGTTAATCACGAACGCTTTATGGCGCGGGCATTGCAATTGGCCAAACGCGGTTTGTATACCACGGACCCTAATCCTCGGGTTGGTTGTGTGGTGGTAAAAGATGGCCAAATAGTGGCAGAAGGGTGGCACCAAACAGCTGGCGCCGGGCATGCGGAAGTTGAGGCGCTGAAAGCGGCAGGTGAAAGCGCAAAGGGTGCGACTGTCTACGTTACTTTAGAACCCTGTAGCCATACCGGAAAAACGCCACCCTGCGCAGATCAGTTGATAAGGGCTGGTATTGTTGAGGTGGTTTGTGCCATGCAAGATCCCAACCCGCTGGTGTCCGGGCGCGGTTTTGAGCGGCTGCGACAGGCCGGGATACCGGTGGTTAATGCAGTGCTGGAACAGCAAGCACGAGAACTAAACCCGGGTTTTATCAAACGTATGGAACTAGGGTTACCATTAGTACGTTGTAAGTTGGCGATGAGCTTGGATGGGCGCACCGCCATGGCCAGCGGCGAAAGTCAGTGGATTACCGGACCCGCGGCGCGTTCAGATGTGCAACGCTTAAGAGCGCGTAGTTCGGCTATTATTACAGGTGTTGGCACGGCTGTCTTGGATAACCCATCGCTTAACTTACGTAGTGACGAGTTAGGTTTGGAAAATGCCTTAGAGGTGGTTCAGCGTCAGCCATTGCGAGTGCTGTTAGATTCACGCTTTCGAATTCCGGCAACGGCTAAACTACTAGATCAAACGCAAGATGTTCTTGTGATCGGTGCAGAGCACAATGCATCAGGTGGCTTGCTGGCCGAACAGGGTATTGAAACCTTAGTGCTAGCCAATGAACAGGGTCAGGTCGATCTTAAAGCGGTATTAAAAGAGCTGGCGCAGCGTGAATGTAATGAAGTGTTGTTGGAGGCTGGGGCGACGCTGAGTGGGGCCTTTTTACAGCTGGGTTTGGTCGACGAGCTGGTACTTTATGTGGCGCCAAAATTGTTGGGTGGTGATGCGCGCAGCTTGTTTAATTTGCCGGGTTTACAGAGTATGTCTGATCAAATCAAAATAGAGATTAAAGACGTGCGTAATGTTGGAGAGGATTTAAGAATTAATGCTATAGTGGCCGCGACTAGTTAG